One window of Synechococcales cyanobacterium CNB genomic DNA carries:
- a CDS encoding helix-turn-helix transcriptional regulator, producing the protein MSRVNAKAIADAFGLAIREKRHALDLSQEELAARCRLHRTYLADVERGERNPSLVSIVRIASGLGVPPSALFSAMEAHLKP; encoded by the coding sequence TTGTCGCGTGTCAACGCCAAAGCGATAGCGGATGCCTTCGGACTTGCCATCCGGGAGAAGCGCCACGCGCTGGACTTGTCCCAGGAAGAGTTGGCCGCCCGCTGTCGGCTCCATCGGACGTACCTTGCCGACGTTGAACGGGGAGAGCGGAACCCGTCGCTTGTCAGCATTGTTCGCATCGCTTCAGGCTTGGGCGTCCCGCCCAGCGCGCTCTTCTCCGCGATGGAGGCGCACCTGAAGCCCTGA
- a CDS encoding tetratricopeptide repeat protein, with protein sequence MPSIEQLERLLAVDPTDGFVLYGLAQEWAKRGEHGRAAELYRRAAAADPDNAYTHFHLARSLEAMGHEAGARRTLEEGLTVARRVGDAKAASEIAAYLGQLS encoded by the coding sequence ATGCCAAGCATCGAGCAACTCGAACGCCTTCTCGCCGTGGACCCGACGGACGGGTTCGTGCTCTACGGGCTGGCACAGGAGTGGGCGAAGCGGGGCGAGCACGGGCGTGCGGCCGAGTTGTACCGGCGTGCAGCGGCAGCCGACCCCGACAACGCCTACACGCATTTCCACCTGGCGAGGTCGCTCGAAGCGATGGGCCACGAAGCCGGAGCGCGCCGGACGCTGGAGGAGGGATTGACCGTCGCGCGGCGCGTCGGTGACGCCAAGGCGGCGTCCGAGATCGCTGCGTACCTGGGGCAGTTGTCGTGA
- a CDS encoding NAD(+)/NADH kinase, with product MPRAALLAYRHDDAESTRAATQVRPLIERFGRLVGVADANDHATSLDGRGADLLVVLGGDGTLLSMARRTVMHGVPLLGVNLGRLGFMAEFDLASLASHAASLFGDAPLRLHELALLHASVRAPDGSTRFEGLALNECAITAGPPYRMIELALSIDGRPGPIVSGDGLIVSTPTGSTAYNVSAGGPIVAPGVGAFAITPIAAHTLSFRPIVVPDSACVEIAALRVNYDARGNGTTLVLDGQVQTSLAAGERVILARNGRGVRFVRNPDGSFWATVIEKLHWAAQPRMRTP from the coding sequence ATGCCCCGCGCCGCGCTGCTCGCCTACAGGCACGACGACGCCGAATCGACACGGGCGGCAACGCAGGTGCGCCCGCTCATCGAGCGATTCGGCCGACTCGTGGGCGTGGCGGATGCCAACGACCACGCCACGTCGCTCGACGGCAGGGGCGCGGACCTGCTCGTCGTCCTCGGCGGCGACGGCACCTTGCTCTCGATGGCTCGACGCACTGTGATGCATGGCGTTCCCCTCCTCGGCGTGAACCTCGGCCGCCTCGGCTTCATGGCCGAGTTTGATCTCGCCTCCCTCGCTTCACACGCCGCGTCGCTCTTCGGCGACGCCCCGCTGCGCCTGCACGAACTGGCCCTCCTCCACGCCTCGGTGCGTGCCCCCGATGGCTCGACCCGCTTCGAAGGGCTTGCGCTCAACGAGTGCGCCATCACCGCCGGCCCGCCCTACCGCATGATCGAGCTGGCCCTCAGCATCGACGGGCGGCCCGGCCCGATCGTCTCGGGCGACGGCCTCATCGTCTCCACGCCCACCGGCTCGACTGCGTACAACGTCTCGGCGGGCGGGCCGATCGTCGCGCCGGGGGTCGGCGCGTTCGCCATCACGCCAATCGCCGCCCACACGCTCTCCTTCCGTCCCATCGTCGTGCCCGACTCGGCATGCGTCGAGATCGCCGCGTTGCGCGTGAACTACGACGCCAGAGGCAACGGCACCACGCTCGTCCTCGACGGCCAAGTGCAGACTTCGCTGGCTGCGGGCGAGCGTGTCATCCTCGCCCGCAACGGGCGCGGCGTGCGCTTCGTCCGCAATCCGGACGGCAGCTTCTGGGCGACCGTGATCGAGAAACTCCACTGGGCCGCCCAGCCCCGCATGCGCACCCCGTAG
- a CDS encoding 3-hydroxybutyryl-CoA dehydrogenase (converts (S)-3-hydroxybutanoyl-CoA to 3-acetoacetyl-CoA): MHNVRKIGIVGAGQMGGGIAQVAAVAGFTTIVHDPFPGALQKCRSLHDKLLTRAVEKAKMTQADADAAKSRLTYADGLDTLAGCDAIIEAVVEDAGVKKQLFGELVGLVPDNGLLATNTSSISITELATAVGGAADRFIGMHFFNPVPVMKLVEVIKGLATSEQTTARTIALAEAMGKTAIPANDRPGFVSNRVLMPLINEAFYAWMEGVAEPQHIDEIMKLGCNHPMGPLRLADFIGLDTCVHIMDVLADGLNNDRYRACPLLKQLVAAGRLGDKTGRGVYDYSQK, encoded by the coding sequence ATGCACAACGTCAGGAAGATCGGCATCGTCGGAGCGGGCCAGATGGGCGGCGGGATCGCGCAGGTCGCGGCTGTCGCGGGGTTCACGACCATCGTCCACGACCCCTTCCCCGGCGCGCTCCAGAAGTGCCGCTCGCTGCACGACAAACTCCTCACCCGCGCCGTCGAAAAGGCCAAGATGACGCAGGCCGACGCCGATGCCGCGAAGAGCCGCCTGACCTACGCCGACGGACTGGACACCCTCGCCGGGTGCGACGCCATCATTGAGGCCGTCGTCGAGGACGCGGGCGTGAAGAAGCAACTCTTCGGCGAACTCGTCGGCCTCGTGCCCGACAACGGTCTGCTCGCCACCAACACCTCGTCCATCAGCATCACCGAACTGGCGACGGCCGTGGGCGGGGCGGCCGATCGCTTCATCGGCATGCATTTCTTCAATCCCGTGCCCGTGATGAAACTCGTCGAGGTCATCAAGGGACTGGCGACGAGCGAGCAGACCACCGCCCGCACCATCGCTCTCGCCGAGGCGATGGGCAAGACGGCTATCCCCGCCAATGACCGCCCCGGTTTCGTCAGCAACCGCGTGCTCATGCCTCTCATCAACGAGGCTTTCTACGCGTGGATGGAGGGCGTCGCCGAGCCGCAGCACATCGACGAGATCATGAAACTCGGGTGCAACCACCCCATGGGCCCCCTCCGCCTCGCCGACTTCATCGGCCTCGACACCTGCGTCCACATCATGGACGTGCTGGCGGACGGCCTCAACAACGACCGCTACCGCGCCTGCCCGCTTCTCAAGCAACTCGTCGCCGCCGGACGGCTGGGCGATAAGACGGGTCGGGGGGTGTACGACTACTCGCAGAAGTAG
- a CDS encoding sulfurtransferase: MAPRVAAREMCTREDFLVLDCRTPEEWEVCRVDGSVLIPLHELESRLDEVEDALADRGMSEDATICVICHHGNRSVKAALLLQRHGFAGAKSVVGGIDLWAMDIQPGMPRYERENGVCRIVGA; this comes from the coding sequence ATGGCGCCGCGAGTTGCTGCGCGGGAGATGTGCACTCGCGAAGATTTCCTGGTCCTCGACTGTCGCACGCCGGAGGAATGGGAGGTCTGCCGCGTGGACGGCTCGGTGCTGATCCCGCTGCACGAACTCGAATCACGTCTCGACGAGGTTGAGGACGCGCTTGCCGATCGCGGCATGAGCGAAGACGCCACGATCTGCGTGATCTGCCATCACGGCAACCGATCTGTCAAGGCCGCCCTGCTCCTGCAGCGGCACGGCTTCGCCGGCGCGAAGTCCGTCGTGGGCGGCATCGACCTCTGGGCGATGGACATCCAACCGGGGATGCCGCGGTACGAGCGGGAGAACGGCGTATGCAGGATCGTCGGGGCGTAG
- a CDS encoding helix-turn-helix domain-containing protein yields MSIASSGGALPAEFAREVASIVLAEIQRRGIVTPEYLDSAQASVYLGMSQDWLAKARSDGGGPNYSKVSGSRGGAVRYKRTDLDKFMAARRTGEGR; encoded by the coding sequence ATGTCTATTGCATCATCCGGCGGGGCGCTCCCCGCCGAGTTCGCGCGTGAAGTCGCGTCGATCGTTCTCGCCGAAATCCAGCGCCGGGGCATCGTCACCCCTGAATACCTGGACAGCGCGCAAGCGTCGGTCTACCTGGGCATGAGTCAGGATTGGTTGGCCAAGGCCCGAAGTGACGGCGGCGGCCCCAACTACTCCAAGGTGTCCGGCTCCCGTGGCGGCGCTGTCCGCTACAAGCGCACCGACCTGGACAAGTTCATGGCGGCCCGCCGCACTGGGGAAGGCCGCTAA
- a CDS encoding site-specific DNA-methyltransferase: MSDNAPGLFIGEVKPDTRDTALDSVPGLDTRLVERHPRSFKRDGVRISKGDAQDHYADWDSPVAIIADGPYGVAGYPGDPPKPDKLGEWYEPHIAEWAKRSTPLTTLWFWNTEVGWANVHPVLTRYGWEYRGASVWDKGIAHIAGNINTASIRRVPAVTEVCVHYTREARFTVDGQDAPMKEWLRAEWLRSGLPLYKTNEACGVINAATRKYFTQCHLWYFPPAEAFTQLVEYANKHGKPEGRPYFSIDGKRSMTGEEWERMRAKFRCEHGITNVWREPAVRGAERVKNGMKALHSNQKPLSLVELTLRMTTDPGDMVWEPFGGLCTAAVASHHLGRRCEATEINEEFYALAISRLARYRR, translated from the coding sequence ATGAGTGACAATGCCCCCGGCCTCTTCATCGGTGAAGTGAAGCCGGACACGCGGGATACGGCCTTGGACTCTGTGCCCGGCCTGGATACCCGCCTGGTGGAACGTCACCCGCGTTCATTCAAGCGGGACGGGGTGCGAATCAGCAAGGGGGACGCCCAGGACCACTACGCCGACTGGGATTCACCTGTGGCGATCATCGCGGATGGCCCCTATGGAGTGGCGGGGTATCCGGGCGATCCTCCGAAGCCGGACAAACTGGGCGAGTGGTACGAACCCCATATCGCGGAATGGGCCAAGCGGTCTACCCCGCTCACAACGCTATGGTTCTGGAACACTGAAGTAGGTTGGGCGAACGTGCATCCTGTTCTGACCCGCTACGGGTGGGAGTACCGGGGCGCGAGCGTTTGGGATAAGGGCATCGCGCATATCGCGGGCAACATCAACACGGCCAGCATCCGCCGCGTCCCCGCCGTTACGGAAGTCTGTGTCCACTACACGCGCGAAGCCCGCTTCACTGTGGACGGGCAAGATGCGCCGATGAAGGAATGGCTACGCGCGGAGTGGTTGCGTTCCGGCCTCCCGCTCTACAAGACCAATGAAGCGTGTGGGGTCATCAACGCGGCCACTCGGAAGTATTTCACGCAATGCCACCTGTGGTACTTTCCACCGGCGGAAGCCTTCACCCAACTTGTGGAGTACGCCAACAAACACGGGAAACCGGAGGGGCGGCCCTACTTCTCCATCGACGGGAAGCGCTCAATGACCGGGGAAGAATGGGAGCGGATGCGCGCCAAGTTCCGTTGTGAACACGGGATCACGAACGTATGGCGCGAACCGGCGGTACGCGGCGCGGAGCGCGTGAAGAATGGGATGAAGGCGCTTCACTCCAACCAGAAGCCACTATCGCTAGTGGAACTCACCCTCCGCATGACAACCGATCCGGGTGATATGGTGTGGGAGCCGTTCGGCGGCCTTTGTACCGCCGCCGTTGCTTCGCACCACCTGGGCCGCCGATGCGAAGCCACCGAAATCAATGAAGAGTTCTACGCGCTGGCTATTTCGCGTCTGGCCCGCTACCGCCGTTGA